Proteins encoded by one window of Candidatus Binatia bacterium:
- the chrA gene encoding chromate efflux transporter has translation MRGRLGEIAALFLRLGTTAFGGPAAHVALMRDEVVRRRRWVSDEEFLDLLGATNLIPGPNSTEMAIHLGHRRAGWPGLLVAGVSFILPAALITLVLAWAYVRYGSMPEVGWLLYGVKPAILAVVVQAIASLAPRAARTPSLLALGAAVLVIAALGGNEFLVLLAAGAACIALRALERRRGAPGAASLALLPAAAVTTAASAPAAAAPVGSAALFWPFFKIGSVLFGSGYVLLAFLQAELVERLGWLDQAQLLDAIAIGQMTPGPVFTTATFVGYLLGGTSGAVVATSGIFLPAFVFVALSAPLLPRLRTSWIASAFLDGVNVASLALMAVVTLQLLRAAVVDVPSAVIGLVALVLLLRHGVSSTWLVLGGALVGLVAGSLR, from the coding sequence ATGCGCGGTCGGCTCGGCGAGATCGCGGCGCTCTTCCTGCGCCTCGGCACGACGGCGTTCGGCGGACCCGCCGCGCACGTCGCGCTGATGCGCGACGAGGTGGTGCGGCGCCGCCGCTGGGTGTCGGACGAGGAGTTCCTCGACCTCCTCGGCGCGACCAACCTGATCCCCGGCCCGAACTCGACCGAGATGGCGATCCACCTCGGCCACCGCCGCGCCGGCTGGCCGGGGCTGCTGGTCGCCGGCGTCTCCTTCATCTTGCCGGCGGCGCTGATCACGCTGGTCCTCGCCTGGGCGTACGTCCGCTACGGCTCGATGCCCGAGGTCGGCTGGCTGCTCTACGGCGTCAAGCCGGCGATCCTCGCGGTCGTCGTGCAGGCGATCGCGAGCCTCGCGCCGCGCGCCGCGCGCACGCCGTCGCTGTTGGCGCTCGGCGCCGCGGTGCTCGTGATCGCGGCGCTCGGCGGCAACGAGTTCCTCGTCCTGCTCGCGGCGGGTGCGGCGTGCATCGCGCTGCGCGCGCTCGAGCGCCGACGCGGTGCGCCGGGCGCTGCGTCGCTCGCTCTGCTGCCTGCGGCGGCGGTGACGACGGCGGCGAGCGCTCCGGCGGCGGCAGCGCCGGTCGGGAGCGCGGCGCTGTTCTGGCCGTTCTTCAAGATCGGCTCGGTGCTGTTCGGCAGCGGCTACGTGCTGCTCGCCTTCCTGCAGGCGGAGCTCGTCGAGCGCCTCGGCTGGCTCGATCAGGCTCAGCTCCTCGACGCGATCGCGATCGGCCAGATGACGCCCGGCCCGGTGTTCACCACCGCGACCTTCGTCGGCTACCTGCTCGGCGGCACGAGCGGCGCCGTCGTCGCCACCAGCGGCATCTTCCTGCCCGCGTTCGTCTTCGTGGCGCTGAGCGCGCCGCTCCTGCCGCGGCTAAGGACGTCGTGGATCGCGTCGGCGTTTCTCGACGGCGTGAACGTCGCGTCGCTCGCTCTGATGGCCGTCGTGACGCTGCAGCTTCTGCGTGCCGCCGTGGTCGACGTGCCGAGCGCGGTCATCGGCCTGGTCGCGCTCGTGCTGCTGCTGCGTCACGGCGTGAGCTCGACCTGGCTCGTGCTCGGCGGCGCGCTCGTGGGGCTCGTCGCCGGCTCTCTGCGCTGA
- a CDS encoding DoxX family protein, which translates to MNLALWTVQILLAALFAFAGGTKLVLPIEEMTRDVALPGWFLRFIGVAELAGGLGLVLPAITGIRPGLVPLAALGLVIIMIGAVVLSAEVHGPASALPALIAGLGASFVAYGRWSVLPHRASSTQTALRSA; encoded by the coding sequence CTCGCGGCGCTGTTCGCCTTCGCGGGCGGCACGAAGCTCGTGCTGCCGATCGAGGAGATGACGCGCGACGTCGCGCTGCCGGGCTGGTTTCTGCGCTTCATCGGCGTCGCCGAGCTCGCGGGTGGGCTCGGGCTCGTCCTGCCGGCGATCACCGGCATCCGTCCGGGGCTCGTCCCGCTCGCCGCGCTCGGGCTCGTGATCATCATGATCGGCGCGGTCGTGCTCTCCGCCGAGGTCCACGGTCCGGCCTCGGCGCTGCCCGCGCTGATCGCGGGGCTCGGCGCGAGCTTCGTCGCGTACGGGCGCTGGTCCGTGCTGCCGCACCGCGCGTCGTCGACGCAGACGGCGCTGCGCTCGGCGTAG